A genomic region of Trifolium pratense cultivar HEN17-A07 linkage group LG3, ARS_RC_1.1, whole genome shotgun sequence contains the following coding sequences:
- the LOC123917866 gene encoding transcription factor MYB65-like, translating into MKRVKNENEEDVLCNDQTQSRLNGEGNGGSVGGGVVLKKGPWTSAEDAILIDYVRKHGEGNWNAVQKHSGLSRCGKSCRLRWANHLRPNLKKGSFTAEEEQLIAQLHSEMGNRWARMAAHLPGRTDNEIKNYWNTRTKRRSRAGLPLYPPDVSLRKMQGNQRGQGTGRIDDGDRGHHDFLPKNNYEIHDVIFDNLKENQGILPIAIVPENPDISANSILLNGLDSPPYCNSVPSSSLPNHHHLRESTMSFLGSSGTNKNWFYPFYHVQDHSSDKIVQSFGLHSPLDPGLSSHNSMYYRHSLSNGNSSTSKPTSKAVKLELPSLQYPDTGFGGWGATFPPSPLNESVDVFNQSPLPHGGLESGSSSPHNSGTLEAIIYQKKTLPNSKNNYSDKSSHSSTATPVDRAESSALNMNETEWEDYNDHASPFGATSILNECPAVNSNANSWDKLTPSQNFSGNNVKYEPVDQVYTPSSENPLSMLNITWPDVLLASDWHEQCYGHEKNMTDARDNLTDYKKHVAGGSYSSSTGGYFMHMA; encoded by the exons ATGAAGCGAGTGAAAAATGAGAATGAAGAGGATGTGCTCTGCAATGATCAAACACAGTCACGGTTGAATGGTGAAGGTAATGGAGGAAGTGTTGGCGGTGGAGTTGTTCTCAAAAAAGGTCCATGGACATCTGCGGAAGATGCTATTTTGATTGACTACGTTAGGAAGCATGGAGAGGGGAACTGGAACGCTGTTCAAAAGCATTCAGGCCTGTCTCGATGTGGAAAAAGTTGCCGACTGAGATGGGCAAATCACTTAAGGCCAAATTTAAAGAAAGGATCATTTACTGCTGAGGAGGAGCAGTTGATTGCTCAACTCCATTCCGAAATGGGAAACAGATGGGCACGTATGGCAGCGCAC TTGCCTGGTCGTACAGATAATGAAATAAAGAACTACTGGAATACCCGGACCAAGAGGCGTTCTCGGGCTGGCTTGCCACTTTATCCTCCAGATGTGTCTTTGCGAAAAATGCAAGGGAATCAACGTGGCCAAGGCACTGGTAGAATCGATGATGGTGATAGAGGGCATCATGATTTCTTGCCGAAAAACAACTATGAGATCCATGATGTAATATTTGACAATTTGAAGGAAAATCAGGGAATCTTACCTATTGCAATTGTGCCTGAGAATCCTGACATTTCTGCTAATAGCATTCTGCTTAACGGTCTTGATTCTCCTCCATATTGTAATTCTGTGCCATCATCATCACTACCTAACCATCACCATCTTCGAGAATCAACTATGTCTTTTCTTGGTTCAAGTGGAACGAACAAGAATTGGTTTTATCCATTTTACCATGTTCAGGATCATAGTTCTGATAAGATTGTACAATCATTCGGATTGCATTCTCCCCTTGATCCTGGTCTTTCCTCACACAACTCAATGTATTACCGCCATTCCCTATCAAATGGCAATTCTTCTACTTCTAAGCCGACATCCAAGGCTGTGAAGTTGGAGCTCCCTTCACTCCAATATCCAGATACCGGCTTTGGTGGCTGGGGGGCTACCTTTCCCCCATCTCCATTGAATGAGTCTGTTGATGTATTCAATCAGTCTCCTCTGCCACATGGTGGGCTAGAGTCCGGTTCTTCTTCACCGCATAATAGTGGTACGCTCGAGGCCATAATTTATCAGAAGAAGACTCTTCCAAATTCAAAGAACAATTATTCTGACAAGAGTTCACATTCATCTACTGCAACTCCTGTTGACAGAGCTGAGAGTTCTGCTTTGAACATGAATGAGACAGAATGGGAAGATTACAATGACCATGCATCTCCCTTTGGTGCAACCTCAATCTTGAATGAGTGTCCTGCTGTTAACTCCAATGCAAACTCATGGGATAAATTGACACCTTCTCAGAACTTTAGTG GAAACAATGTGAAATATGAGCCTGTTGACCAAGTTTATACCCCAAGCAGTGAAAACCCTCTTTCTATGTTGAACATCACTTGGCCAGATGTCTTGTTAGCTTCAGATTGGCATGAGCAGTGCTATGGGCATGAGAAGAACATGACTGATGCTAGGGACAACTTAACAGATTACAAGAAGCATGTGGCTGGTGGGTCTTATTCTTCAAGTACAGGGGGTTACTTTATGCACATGGCTTAA